The following proteins are encoded in a genomic region of Nicotiana sylvestris chromosome 4, ASM39365v2, whole genome shotgun sequence:
- the LOC138890164 gene encoding spindle pole body component 110-like produces the protein MADAILWGRSPQVEGVGPGASSVHSVEGGASSNVGGPRVEDGGSGSDIDPEDVNEFVGHHTHVEVRMDGSDRHVVVLGNYNLLLISEQVASALAPLCAAPESEILGVMRDVDLSQKTLVLEVERERRERKRTGLYEKMSSKYQQYRAKHQAISDMYHQDPEFQVFHEGLKQREDQLERKIEELRERDEELVKDVARNSEIEASLKAKEDELELSRGVTAENADLQLKVADLTAELSAKVAEIEGLKGKLNVSANKLAAAISESVSLENTLRISKSELTREREASGRQVAWLEQRVNELEAELVALKGQMASLRAEEAS, from the exons ATGGCCGACGCCATTTTGTGGGGGAGATCTCCCCAAGTGGAGGGAGTTGGCCCAGGAGCCAGTTCAGTGCACTCCGTTGAGGGTGGTGCGTCGTCTAATGTTGGAGGGCCTCGTGTCGAGGATGGCGGCTCGGGTTCGGATATCGACCCAGAGGATGTTAATGAATTTGTGGGTCACCATACCCATGTGGAGGTTAGGATGGACGGATCTGACCGTCATGTGGTAGTTTTGGGGAACTATAATTTGCTGCTGATTAGCGAGCAGGTGGCGTCGGCCCTCGCTCCTTTATGTGCTGCTCCTGAAAGCGAGATTCTTGGAGTAATGAGAGACGTGGATTTATCTCAGAAG ACCCTCGTCTTGGAGGTGGAGAGAGAGCGTCGTGAGAGAAAAAGGACGGGCCTTTATGAGAAGATGTCGTCTAAGTATCAGCAGTATCGTGCTAAGCATCAGGCAATATCCGACATGTATCATCAAGATCCTGAGTTCCAGGTGTTTCATGAGGGGCTCAAGCAGCGGGAGGACCAATTGGAGCGCAAGATAGAGGAGTTGAGGGAGAGGGACGAGGAGCTTGTGAAGGATGTCGCCCGTAATAGTGAAATTGAGGCCTCCCTTAAGGCAAAGGAGGACGAGCTTGAATTGAGTAGGGGGGTGACGGCTGAGAATGCCGACTTGCAGCTGAAGGTGGCCGACTTGACCGCCGAGTTGAGTGCTAAGGTAGCGGAGATTGAGGGGCTTAAGGGCAAGCTGAACGTCAGTGCTAATAAGCTGGCGGCAGCTATTTCTGAATCGGTATCTTTGGAGAATACCCTCCGTATTTCCAAGTCGGAACTAACTAGGGAGAGGGAAGCCTCTGGTCGTCAAGTTGCATGGCTCGAACAGCGTGTCAATGAGCTGGAGGCGGAGTTGGTCGCATTAAAGGGACAAATGGCCTCGTTGAGGGCGGAGGAGGCAAGTTGA